The Gimesia sp. DNA window TTTCGAAGCTGAAGCGACCGGAGTGCGTCAGTTGCAGACCGATGACCTGCCCGGTGTCCGAACCAAAGACTTCTGAATGTGCTTCACGACATCCGGCCAGCATTTTCTCCAGGGCGGGTGCGGTCTGATCGTTGATCATCAACTGGCGGGGATTCATGCGGGCTTCCGGACCGATGGCGGTCGCTTCACCCCAGATGAGCGATGCCCCGCCGGCACCGAAGCGTCGATAGCGACGGTAAGTCAGTTCATCGGGAAAGCCATCGGTGGTGCCGTCACAGCCTTCCATCGGTTGAATTCCGAGTCGGCTTTTCGCCTGCAGATGGCCGATCTGAATCGGTTCATAGAGAACCTTAAAATTGTCTGAAACTTCGATCGGGCAGCCCAGGCGTTCCGAATCAGCAACAACATCTTCCGGTGTCTTATATTTAAAATATTTGGCCATAGCAGGTGACTTGGTACGTATCAGGAGGGTGATCAACGGCTGTTCAAAATAGACGCTCCCCGAGTGTACTCAAAGCGGGGGCGAATTACCATTCAGCCGGGTTGCTGCGGACAGCAGTTAAACGGGCACGGTCAAAGACTGACCATTATCGCGGGCTGAGAGCCCCAACAGATAGGGAACGGCCACGGCGGCCCATTCTTCCGCGGTGGGATAGTGGTCGGCATGCGAGCCGAAACAACTTTGCAGCAGACGCGTGTTGATGATTCCCGGATTCAGCGGGACGGCTGCCATCCCCGGAGGCAGTTCCTGAGCCAGCGACTGGGTCAAACCTTCCACGGCCCACTTGGTGGCACAGTACGAGGCCACTTCACCCGAAGCCGAACGTCCCCAGCCCGAACTGAAATTCACGATCACACCGGATTCTGACTGCAGCATCGCGGGGACGAAGTGACGAATGGTATTAATAGTCCCTTTGATGTTCACATCGATGATACTGTCGATGTCGGCCGCGGGGATTTCCCAAAGCGCCGCATTCTCATTAATGACCGCCGCGTTGTTGAGCAGCAGATCGGGGGGACCCAGTTCCGCGATCACCGAATCGGCCCAGGCCTGCACGGCCTGATCGTCGGCGATATCCAGCGCGGTAAAATG harbors:
- a CDS encoding SDR family oxidoreductase, with the translated sequence MSKVIVITGVTQGLGRAMVSEFIAAGHTVAGCGRSPEPLAELSDQFGKPHHFTALDIADDQAVQAWADSVIAELGPPDLLLNNAAVINENAALWEIPAADIDSIIDVNIKGTINTIRHFVPAMLQSESGVIVNFSSGWGRSASGEVASYCATKWAVEGLTQSLAQELPPGMAAVPLNPGIINTRLLQSCFGSHADHYPTAEEWAAVAVPYLLGLSARDNGQSLTVPV